Proteins from a single region of Bacteroidota bacterium:
- the arfB gene encoding aminoacyl-tRNA hydrolase, translated as MSAIQHIPDLSSEFTFKAVRSSGKGGQNVNKVSTKVELYFTISTSTFLSEDQKQILLQKCSHLLNSEGELRLVCEEARSQLKNKQLVTEKLYELFAKALIPVKKRVKTKTPKSVVAKRINDKKIAGEKKQLRKKPDLD; from the coding sequence ATGTCTGCTATTCAACATATCCCTGATTTATCATCAGAATTTACTTTTAAAGCAGTTCGCAGCAGTGGTAAGGGCGGACAAAATGTAAATAAAGTTTCTACTAAAGTAGAATTGTATTTTACTATTTCTACTTCAACATTTTTATCTGAAGATCAAAAACAAATTCTATTGCAAAAATGTAGTCACCTGCTAAACAGTGAAGGTGAATTACGTTTGGTTTGTGAAGAAGCCCGTTCTCAATTAAAAAACAAACAACTGGTTACCGAAAAATTATACGAATTATTTGCCAAGGCTTTAATACCGGTAAAAAAACGCGTAAAAACAAAAACACCAAAATCGGTTGTTGCGAAAAGAATTAATGATAAAAAAATAGCAGGCGAGAAAAAACAACTGCGCAAAAAACCGGACCTCGATTAA
- a CDS encoding alpha/beta hydrolase — MKRNILYTILSCLLSLSIHAQDKMKVYLIPGQGSDCRIYKNLQFDARFDTVHINYITPLPLESMTAYAHRLSVQIDTTETFCIIGVSLGGMLATEMTDFMHPKKVIVISSATDSTEIPALYQFFNKHPIHRYIPSSVFKYSTFIMQPLYEPDRKLERATCNAMIAEKEDVFIKYATEMIVSWKRTPEQNENKTIIHIHGSADNTLPIESIKADYIIPGGSHMMALTQADTISVIINKELLK; from the coding sequence GTGAAACGAAACATCCTGTATACTATTTTAAGTTGTTTACTCAGCCTGAGTATACATGCACAGGATAAAATGAAGGTGTATTTAATTCCGGGTCAGGGCTCCGATTGCAGGATTTATAAAAACCTACAATTTGATGCACGTTTTGATACGGTGCATATTAATTACATCACTCCCCTGCCGCTGGAATCGATGACGGCCTATGCGCACAGGTTAAGTGTACAAATTGATACGACTGAAACATTTTGTATTATCGGAGTATCCTTAGGTGGCATGCTTGCGACAGAAATGACGGATTTTATGCACCCCAAAAAAGTAATTGTAATTTCCAGCGCAACGGATTCAACTGAAATTCCTGCGTTATATCAGTTTTTTAATAAACATCCTATTCATCGTTATATTCCTTCCAGCGTATTTAAATACTCCACGTTTATCATGCAGCCTTTGTATGAACCTGACCGCAAATTGGAACGTGCAACTTGTAATGCGATGATTGCAGAAAAGGAAGATGTATTTATTAAATATGCAACGGAAATGATTGTATCGTGGAAACGTACACCTGAACAAAATGAAAATAAAACCATCATTCACATTCATGGCAGTGCGGATAATACTTTACCAATTGAATCTATAAAAGCAGATTATATCATTCCGGGAGGCTCGCATATGATGGCACTTACACAGGCAGATACGATTTCTGTGATTATCAATAAAGAATTACTAAAATAA
- a CDS encoding MarR family transcriptional regulator: MKLEDEIKQSKFKDEYHKLLVNLMFTTSWLNIRQIHFFKKFDISPQQYNLLRILRGQYPNPASVNLLIERMLDKQSNASRLVDKLDAKGLVKRKKCKEDKRQVDVVLSAKGVNLLEQIDEDIDNLDSIMSNLTPAEAKKVCDLLDKMRT; encoded by the coding sequence ATGAAACTTGAGGACGAAATAAAACAATCTAAGTTTAAAGATGAATATCATAAACTTCTCGTGAACTTAATGTTTACCACGAGTTGGCTCAATATCCGTCAAATTCACTTTTTTAAAAAGTTTGATATCTCTCCACAACAATATAACCTATTGCGCATTTTAAGAGGTCAATACCCTAATCCCGCAAGCGTAAATTTATTGATTGAACGTATGCTCGATAAACAAAGTAATGCTTCACGTTTAGTAGATAAATTAGATGCCAAAGGTTTGGTGAAAAGAAAAAAATGTAAAGAAGATAAACGCCAGGTTGATGTTGTGCTTTCTGCTAAAGGTGTAAATCTGCTCGAACAAATTGATGAGGATATCGATAACCTCGATAGCATCATGAGTAATTTAACCCCCGCAGAAGCAAAAAAAGTCTGCGACCTGCTGGATAAAATGCGTACTTAA